A single window of Sporosarcina sp. Marseille-Q4943 DNA harbors:
- a CDS encoding ABC transporter substrate-binding protein, whose product MSAVTYTVGNNKKVFSLFAVLFSFVLFLAGCGTQQGKDQTEKQNESGQSEQAADSNDIREITHAMGTTTIEGTPKRIVTLYQGATDVAVALGVQPVGAVESWVEKPMYNYLKDDLEDTVIVGEETQPNLEEIAKLKPDLIIASKLRHEKIYDQLSQIAPTVTHDTVFKFKDTVELMGKAMNKEDQASELLSDWEHRVDDFKTKISAKLGDEWPIEASVLNFRADHARIYVTGYAGDILDELGFVRSAYQQEEAEKGTVVLKLTDKEGIPSMNADVFFYFLSDPGQEEAVQKTYDEWTNHPLWKNLDAVKKGQVYQIDEVAWNMAGGILSANDMLDQLYEHFDLEK is encoded by the coding sequence GTGTCTGCAGTTACATACACAGTAGGAAACAACAAGAAAGTTTTTTCTTTATTTGCAGTCCTATTTTCGTTTGTATTATTTTTAGCGGGTTGTGGAACTCAGCAAGGAAAAGACCAAACGGAGAAGCAAAATGAATCAGGACAATCTGAGCAGGCAGCGGATTCGAATGATATCCGTGAAATCACCCACGCAATGGGGACGACAACAATTGAAGGGACACCGAAACGAATCGTCACATTGTATCAAGGTGCGACAGACGTTGCCGTCGCTTTAGGCGTTCAACCAGTAGGAGCCGTTGAATCTTGGGTTGAGAAGCCTATGTATAACTATCTGAAAGATGACTTGGAAGACACCGTAATTGTAGGGGAAGAAACTCAACCAAATTTAGAGGAAATTGCAAAACTTAAACCTGATTTGATCATCGCCTCGAAATTACGCCATGAGAAGATTTATGATCAGCTTTCCCAAATTGCACCGACGGTTACCCATGACACAGTCTTTAAATTCAAGGACACTGTTGAATTGATGGGGAAAGCAATGAACAAGGAGGACCAAGCAAGTGAACTACTTTCGGATTGGGAACATCGAGTAGATGATTTCAAAACGAAAATCTCTGCTAAATTGGGTGACGAATGGCCGATTGAGGCATCTGTTCTCAACTTCAGGGCCGACCATGCTCGTATTTATGTAACCGGTTATGCTGGTGATATTTTGGATGAGCTAGGGTTTGTACGTTCTGCCTACCAACAGGAAGAGGCTGAAAAAGGGACAGTCGTGCTTAAACTGACAGATAAAGAAGGCATTCCGAGCATGAATGCCGATGTTTTCTTCTACTTCTTATCCGATCCTGGTCAAGAAGAAGCTGTCCAAAAAACGTATGACGAGTGGACGAATCATCCTTTATGGAAAAATCTCGATGCTGTGAAAAAAGGCCAAGTGTATCAGATTGACGAAGTCGCCTGGAACATGGCCGGTGGTATTCTTTCTGCCAATGACATGCTAGATCAGCTTTATGAGCATTTTGATTTAGAAAAATAA
- a CDS encoding DMT family transporter: MKNNVLWGAILCLISAISWGAMFPVANHAFHHIDPFYFTLFRYGFVTMILVVWLLWKEGKKAFRFEGKGRHLWFFGTMAFTVYNLLVFWGQDLLGNPGTMIASIMESLMPMISIIIAWVFIRQRPHAFTMFCVFLGFVGASLVVTKGDLGSFFTASNAIVPSLLIFIAVVGWVVYTMGGSRFSNDGWSALRYSTLSCLLGTATAAIVVFGATLTGFVSFPTVETMVVTSPHIAFMVIFPGVIALVGWNYGVSVITPLNGLLFLNFVPVTTLVIQILQGVSITAYDYIGTIFIIISLLLNNVFIRLHQDRREPKKQFKGRVLET; encoded by the coding sequence TTGAAGAACAACGTATTATGGGGCGCTATTTTATGCTTGATTTCCGCAATATCCTGGGGAGCAATGTTTCCGGTTGCGAATCATGCATTTCACCATATAGACCCTTTTTATTTTACGCTTTTTCGTTATGGCTTTGTAACGATGATTTTAGTTGTGTGGCTTCTATGGAAGGAAGGTAAGAAAGCTTTCCGCTTTGAAGGAAAAGGCAGGCACCTCTGGTTTTTTGGAACGATGGCCTTTACGGTTTATAATTTGCTCGTTTTCTGGGGACAGGACTTATTGGGCAATCCAGGTACAATGATCGCTTCCATTATGGAATCGTTGATGCCTATGATATCCATCATTATTGCTTGGGTGTTTATAAGGCAACGTCCTCATGCATTTACAATGTTTTGTGTGTTTCTTGGGTTTGTCGGTGCATCGTTAGTTGTAACAAAAGGCGATTTGGGTTCCTTTTTCACAGCGTCAAATGCCATCGTCCCATCTTTATTGATCTTTATCGCAGTTGTTGGGTGGGTTGTGTACACGATGGGTGGAAGTCGATTTAGTAACGATGGTTGGTCTGCATTGCGTTATTCTACGTTAAGCTGTTTGCTCGGAACAGCTACCGCAGCGATTGTCGTTTTCGGTGCTACGCTTACCGGATTTGTCTCGTTTCCAACCGTTGAAACGATGGTCGTTACGAGCCCTCATATCGCTTTTATGGTAATTTTCCCGGGTGTTATTGCGCTAGTGGGGTGGAATTATGGTGTGAGTGTCATTACACCGTTAAATGGATTATTATTTCTTAATTTTGTACCCGTCACGACGTTAGTCATTCAAATACTGCAAGGTGTAAGCATCACCGCTTATGATTATATAGGTACAATTTTCATTATCATATCCTTGCTACTAAACAATGTTTTCATTAGGCTACATCAGGATAGAAGGGAACCGAAAAAGCAGTTCAAAGGAAGAGTCCTAGAAACATAA
- the ribD gene encoding bifunctional diaminohydroxyphosphoribosylaminopyrimidine deaminase/5-amino-6-(5-phosphoribosylamino)uracil reductase RibD: MTNHEFYMNLALQNAQATKGQTDPNPLVGSVIVNENRIVGIGTHLKAGEPHAEIHAIRMAGEQAKGGTIYVTLEPCSHYGRTGPCAVAIVEAGIKKVVIATLDPNPVVAGNGVRILEDAGIEVVIGVLEDQSRQMNEVFNKFIVEQRPFITMKAGSTLDGKIATHTADSKWITSAEARHDVHVLRNQNMAILVGVNTVIEDDPELTTRIPDGRNPIRVILDSSLRTPLDSKVVTDGQAETWIFTAKTYNKEAKKKLVERGISIFHTSGNHQVDPHDVVRILGEKLVSSVLIEGGGSIHAAFLEKQLVDKVEIYIAPKLVGGTQAPTFLEGTGVELMCNAVELENLNITHIGKDFKFTGYPKYMTTQTEGN; encoded by the coding sequence TTGACTAACCATGAGTTCTATATGAATTTGGCTCTGCAAAATGCACAAGCAACAAAAGGCCAAACGGATCCAAATCCACTAGTAGGATCGGTCATTGTGAATGAAAATCGAATCGTAGGGATAGGTACGCATTTGAAAGCTGGTGAGCCGCATGCTGAAATTCATGCGATTCGGATGGCTGGTGAACAGGCTAAAGGCGGAACTATATACGTCACCCTTGAGCCATGCTCTCATTATGGACGTACCGGCCCTTGTGCAGTAGCGATTGTTGAAGCAGGCATTAAGAAAGTCGTCATCGCTACTCTCGACCCAAACCCGGTCGTTGCCGGAAACGGAGTTAGGATTTTGGAGGATGCAGGGATTGAAGTTGTCATCGGCGTACTGGAAGACCAATCCCGACAGATGAACGAAGTGTTCAATAAATTCATCGTAGAACAAAGGCCCTTCATCACAATGAAAGCCGGAAGCACATTGGACGGGAAAATCGCTACGCATACTGCAGACAGTAAATGGATTACGTCCGCCGAAGCAAGACACGATGTACACGTATTGAGAAATCAAAACATGGCCATTTTAGTCGGTGTCAATACAGTCATCGAAGATGATCCCGAATTGACAACAAGGATTCCAGACGGCCGGAATCCGATTCGCGTCATTTTAGATTCCTCTTTACGCACACCGCTCGATTCGAAGGTCGTGACAGATGGACAGGCGGAAACATGGATTTTCACTGCAAAAACGTATAATAAAGAAGCAAAGAAAAAGTTGGTGGAACGAGGAATTTCGATTTTCCACACTTCAGGCAATCACCAAGTCGATCCACATGATGTCGTTCGAATCCTCGGTGAAAAACTTGTTTCTTCTGTTCTAATTGAAGGCGGAGGATCGATTCACGCTGCCTTCCTCGAGAAGCAGCTCGTCGACAAAGTTGAGATTTATATCGCGCCAAAACTAGTTGGAGGCACACAAGCGCCGACATTCCTTGAAGGTACAGGTGTTGAACTAATGTGTAATGCTGTGGAATTGGAGAATCTCAACATTACTCATATCGGAAAAGATTTTAAGTTTACAGGCTATCCAAAATATATGACTACACAAACTGAGGGTAATTAA
- a CDS encoding DoxX family protein, whose product MMKKYEWSLLILRVVLGITFLIHGVAKFQMGLGNVAGWFESIGILGFLGYVIAFIELLGGLALILGIGTRLFSAMIAIVMLGAIFTAKLSVGFMGAETAGYELDIALLTIAVVLLISGSRLFALENKLFGSAKEKISA is encoded by the coding sequence ATAATGAAAAAGTATGAATGGAGTTTATTGATTCTTCGAGTCGTTTTAGGGATTACTTTCTTAATTCATGGAGTTGCAAAATTCCAAATGGGTCTAGGGAATGTGGCAGGTTGGTTCGAAAGTATAGGCATTCTGGGTTTCCTAGGTTATGTGATTGCTTTTATCGAACTGCTTGGAGGGCTTGCATTAATTTTGGGTATTGGAACTAGACTATTCTCGGCAATGATTGCAATTGTCATGCTTGGGGCTATCTTTACAGCGAAACTGTCTGTAGGCTTCATGGGTGCTGAAACTGCCGGGTACGAATTGGATATAGCTTTATTAACAATCGCAGTTGTGTTATTGATTAGTGGAAGCCGCTTGTTTGCTTTAGAAAACAAGCTATTCGGTTCCGCAAAAGAAAAGATTAGCGCATAA
- a CDS encoding LysR family transcriptional regulator → MEFKDLKIFQMVAQKGTITEAAKELSYVQSNITSRIKKLEAEMNTALFNRHNRGMTLTPEGKKLLVYAEKILALTNEMKKVVQSKTEPAGKLEIGTVETVIKLPVILSSYSKKYKNVDLSLLTGVTDQLQNDVLHHRLDGAFVTELEQHPELVSHDVFQEELVLLSDKTKTSLEQIKEEPILCFSEGCGYRARLARWYKDQNITPQKLMEFGTLETILGSVTMGLGITFVPKSAVSHLEERGLVHCHYLPEKYSKVNTVFIRRKDAYLTSTLEKFIETFEQIEGEPAYPLAY, encoded by the coding sequence ATGGAATTCAAGGATCTGAAGATTTTTCAAATGGTTGCACAAAAAGGTACGATTACCGAAGCTGCAAAAGAACTAAGTTATGTCCAATCCAATATCACCTCAAGAATTAAAAAGCTTGAGGCTGAAATGAATACAGCTCTCTTCAACCGTCACAATCGCGGGATGACACTAACACCGGAAGGCAAAAAACTGCTTGTCTATGCCGAGAAGATTTTAGCGTTAACTAATGAAATGAAGAAAGTTGTTCAAAGTAAAACGGAACCTGCAGGCAAGCTAGAAATCGGAACCGTTGAAACGGTCATTAAATTGCCTGTTATATTATCTTCCTATAGCAAAAAATATAAAAACGTCGACTTATCACTTCTCACAGGTGTGACCGATCAACTCCAAAACGATGTGTTACACCATCGTTTGGACGGTGCATTCGTGACAGAACTCGAGCAACATCCTGAACTCGTCTCTCATGACGTTTTCCAAGAAGAACTTGTCTTACTATCAGATAAGACAAAAACGTCACTTGAGCAAATAAAAGAGGAGCCAATTCTTTGCTTTAGCGAAGGATGCGGCTACCGGGCAAGACTCGCAAGGTGGTATAAAGATCAAAATATAACACCACAAAAACTGATGGAGTTCGGCACCTTAGAAACGATATTGGGGAGTGTGACGATGGGACTCGGCATTACGTTCGTTCCGAAATCAGCCGTTTCCCATTTGGAAGAAAGAGGGCTCGTCCACTGTCATTACTTGCCTGAGAAGTATAGTAAAGTCAATACCGTATTCATTAGACGAAAGGATGCTTATTTAACTTCTACACTTGAAAAGTTTATCGAAACGTTTGAACAGATCGAAGGCGAACCAGCTTATCCGCTGGCGTATTAA
- a CDS encoding helix-turn-helix domain-containing protein: MDTSICPRFEKSMELLGQRWMGLIIYKLLEGPQRFCSIESTIGVSGRVLSERLKILEHQGVVHREVFPETPVRIEYSLTDKGFALEPLIRELEKWSQNWMDA; encoded by the coding sequence TTGGATACATCGATTTGTCCTAGGTTTGAAAAGTCAATGGAGTTATTGGGTCAAAGGTGGATGGGGTTAATTATTTACAAGCTATTAGAGGGACCGCAACGCTTTTGCAGTATCGAATCCACGATCGGCGTAAGTGGCAGAGTCTTATCGGAGAGGTTAAAAATTCTTGAACACCAAGGTGTTGTGCATAGAGAAGTCTTTCCGGAGACACCGGTTCGAATCGAATATTCATTAACAGATAAAGGGTTCGCCCTCGAACCTCTTATACGGGAATTGGAAAAATGGTCACAAAATTGGATGGACGCATAA
- a CDS encoding GTP cyclohydrolase II, which produces MVHAKLEATVVDTLKEKIQLIETDKGATYLVGPIQLPVNLYGETVIFQWYCWLNQCEVTDDFQEIIDRLSSANLAEHQQSSVLVYGDFKNADDAQIRMHSICHTGDIFGSKRCDCGYQLKQSMKNIVEHGTGALFYLANHEGRGIGLFSKAMAYVLQENGYDTVEANEGLGFVDDSRNYEDAMHVLKALRTKPVTLMTNNPKKVEAMRNAGLPISGREPLWGDKSEFNEKYLQTKIQRSGHIDVEGAHIID; this is translated from the coding sequence ATGGTACATGCAAAACTAGAAGCAACAGTTGTTGATACTTTAAAGGAAAAAATTCAATTGATTGAGACAGATAAAGGTGCCACCTATTTGGTCGGCCCCATTCAACTGCCCGTGAATCTTTATGGAGAAACGGTTATTTTCCAATGGTATTGCTGGCTGAATCAATGTGAAGTGACAGATGATTTTCAAGAGATTATTGACCGCCTGTCTTCTGCTAATCTTGCAGAGCATCAACAATCGAGCGTGCTTGTATATGGTGATTTTAAAAATGCGGATGATGCGCAAATCCGGATGCACTCGATTTGTCATACAGGCGATATCTTTGGAAGTAAAAGATGCGACTGCGGTTATCAATTGAAGCAATCGATGAAGAATATTGTAGAACATGGGACGGGCGCACTGTTTTACTTGGCCAATCATGAAGGCCGTGGGATTGGTTTATTCAGCAAGGCAATGGCATATGTCCTTCAGGAGAATGGGTACGATACAGTAGAAGCAAATGAAGGTCTTGGCTTCGTCGATGATTCGAGAAATTACGAAGATGCCATGCATGTATTAAAAGCATTACGAACCAAGCCTGTGACACTGATGACGAATAATCCGAAGAAAGTGGAAGCGATGCGGAATGCGGGTCTTCCGATTTCAGGGAGAGAGCCTTTGTGGGGCGATAAATCCGAGTTCAATGAAAAATACTTGCAAACAAAGATTCAACGGTCCGGACATATAGATGTGGAAGGGGCTCATATCATTGACTAA
- a CDS encoding HAD family acid phosphatase: MKFGFDIDDTLINLREHAFHIYNEKLNQNVDIELFHALDKVEIHELFGMTAEEGGKMWNGSLEEIYFTSCPTYPDAVETLQKLENDGHEIYYITARPKEHGERTMEWMIEQGFPVHKDRFFYGMNDEDKVHIIKELELDYYFDDKPAVLETLSDCKVNLFAKTQSYNQHLEIPRIANWSELFDLLL, translated from the coding sequence ATGAAATTTGGTTTTGATATCGATGATACGTTAATTAATTTAAGAGAACATGCTTTTCATATATACAATGAGAAACTGAATCAGAATGTGGATATAGAACTTTTTCACGCATTGGACAAAGTTGAAATTCACGAGCTCTTCGGCATGACAGCTGAAGAAGGCGGCAAGATGTGGAATGGTTCGTTAGAAGAAATTTATTTCACATCGTGCCCTACCTATCCTGATGCAGTTGAAACGTTGCAAAAGCTGGAGAACGACGGACATGAAATCTATTATATTACCGCAAGACCTAAAGAACATGGCGAGCGTACAATGGAATGGATGATTGAACAAGGTTTCCCGGTCCATAAAGATCGATTTTTTTACGGCATGAATGACGAGGACAAGGTTCACATTATTAAAGAGTTGGAACTCGACTATTATTTCGACGACAAGCCGGCGGTTCTTGAAACATTGAGTGATTGTAAGGTAAATCTATTCGCGAAAACTCAATCATATAATCAACATTTGGAGATTCCACGAATTGCAAACTGGTCTGAACTATTCGATCTGCTACTTTAG
- a CDS encoding iron chelate uptake ABC transporter family permease subunit, translating into MSKYISFRNRSDTFSFQLEKRAIAVFFALACLFLLVFVVGLSIGSTFIHPVDVIKHLLGFGTGEYTFVIQTLRLPRMVLSILVGAALGVAGLILQGIVRNPLGSPDIIGITGGASFAAVFFITYFADTVSIIWLPFVAILGAGIVSLVIFALAWKNGISPFRLILIGIGMSSILGAMTTMMIVFGNTYTTSQAYVWMTGSVYGANWENVTAMLPWVLILIPLTLFFSKSANAQALGDLVALGLGVRLQLHRFSLLLISVALAGSAVAYAGGIGFVGLMAPHIARMLVGQSFGNLVPIAAMTGGLIVMLADVVARTAFLPLDLPAGVFVSGIGAPFFIYLLYRNRNA; encoded by the coding sequence ATGAGTAAATATATTTCATTTCGAAATCGGTCGGATACTTTTTCATTCCAATTGGAGAAGCGGGCTATTGCGGTCTTCTTCGCATTGGCTTGTTTGTTTCTCCTGGTGTTCGTAGTTGGACTTTCAATAGGCAGCACATTTATTCACCCCGTAGATGTCATTAAACATTTACTTGGCTTCGGAACGGGTGAATATACTTTCGTTATTCAAACGTTGCGACTCCCAAGGATGGTTCTTTCAATCCTCGTTGGCGCTGCACTAGGCGTTGCAGGGTTAATCCTGCAAGGGATCGTTCGAAATCCGCTCGGTTCGCCGGATATTATTGGCATTACGGGCGGGGCTTCTTTTGCGGCGGTTTTTTTCATTACATACTTTGCGGATACGGTAAGTATTATATGGCTGCCATTCGTGGCCATTTTAGGTGCTGGAATTGTTTCTCTCGTTATTTTTGCATTAGCTTGGAAAAATGGGATATCTCCCTTTCGTCTCATCCTCATCGGGATCGGAATGTCATCCATACTCGGTGCAATGACGACAATGATGATCGTTTTTGGCAATACGTACACGACTTCCCAAGCGTACGTCTGGATGACGGGCAGCGTTTACGGAGCAAACTGGGAGAACGTCACAGCGATGCTGCCATGGGTTCTAATTTTGATTCCGTTGACATTGTTTTTTTCGAAGTCAGCCAACGCCCAAGCATTAGGAGATTTGGTTGCATTAGGGTTAGGTGTTCGACTTCAACTACATCGCTTTAGTCTTCTACTCATCAGTGTCGCCTTGGCGGGTTCCGCCGTTGCCTATGCGGGAGGAATCGGATTCGTCGGTTTAATGGCCCCCCATATTGCAAGAATGCTCGTCGGCCAATCGTTCGGCAACTTAGTGCCAATAGCCGCCATGACGGGAGGGCTCATTGTCATGTTGGCTGATGTAGTTGCCCGAACAGCCTTTTTGCCGCTCGATCTTCCAGCGGGAGTGTTCGTTTCCGGAATCGGAGCGCCATTTTTCATTTATTTATTGTATAGAAATCGCAATGCGTAA
- a CDS encoding iron ABC transporter permease — MTYLFSRTSSKWVGLAVGIVLLMASFLSSIAFGQTPISFNTAIEAFFNFDEHSTEHIIIATTRVSRAVIATVIGASLAIAGALMQALTRNPLASPSIFGINSGAVFFVVLAVTFFSFSSLTQYMWIAFLGAGIAAIMVYLLGSFGRDGLSPIKIVLAGAAITALFVSLTQGLLVINGQNLEGVLFWLAGSVAGRTLDMLEPILPFMIGGWVVALLLGRSVNILASGDDVAKGLGQRTVLVKTVMAIVIIVLAGGSVAVGGSIGFVGLITPHIVRGLVGFDYRWVLPYCALYGASLLLLADIAARFIMMPQEVPIGVMTAIIGTPFFIYIARKGFSKE, encoded by the coding sequence ATGACGTATTTATTTTCTCGCACATCATCTAAATGGGTAGGCTTGGCCGTCGGAATCGTCCTATTAATGGCATCGTTTCTTTCAAGCATCGCTTTTGGTCAAACACCAATTTCATTCAATACGGCAATTGAGGCCTTTTTCAATTTCGACGAACATTCGACCGAGCATATCATTATTGCGACGACGCGAGTTTCACGTGCAGTAATTGCCACCGTGATCGGGGCGAGCCTTGCGATTGCAGGAGCCCTTATGCAAGCATTGACGAGGAATCCGCTTGCTTCCCCGAGCATTTTCGGCATCAATTCAGGTGCCGTTTTCTTTGTAGTGTTAGCAGTTACCTTCTTTTCCTTCTCTTCATTGACCCAATACATGTGGATTGCTTTCCTTGGTGCAGGAATTGCAGCCATCATGGTTTACTTATTAGGTTCGTTTGGAAGAGACGGATTGTCCCCTATTAAAATCGTATTAGCCGGTGCGGCGATCACTGCCCTATTTGTGTCGTTAACACAAGGGCTCCTCGTCATTAACGGACAAAATTTGGAAGGGGTATTATTTTGGTTAGCCGGTTCAGTTGCGGGGAGAACACTGGATATGCTGGAACCCATTTTACCGTTCATGATAGGCGGATGGGTCGTTGCCCTATTGTTAGGGCGTTCCGTTAATATCCTTGCCTCCGGCGATGATGTTGCAAAGGGATTGGGGCAACGTACGGTTTTAGTGAAGACGGTAATGGCGATTGTTATTATCGTCCTTGCAGGTGGGTCTGTAGCGGTTGGAGGTTCAATCGGTTTTGTCGGATTGATTACACCACATATTGTTCGTGGACTTGTAGGATTTGATTATCGGTGGGTCCTCCCTTATTGTGCGTTGTATGGTGCAAGTTTGTTGTTGTTGGCGGATATAGCCGCAAGGTTCATAATGATGCCACAAGAGGTGCCGATCGGTGTCATGACCGCTATAATCGGAACTCCGTTTTTCATCTATATTGCACGGAAGGGGTTCAGTAAGGAATGA
- a CDS encoding LLM class flavin-dependent oxidoreductase, producing MRNEEGFANTGFEIGLYTLGDLVPDPFSGKTISARQRMKEITEAAKLADEAGLDIFGVGEHHRLDYAITSPSVVLAAIAQMTKQIKLTSATSVLSTVDPVRLFEDFATLDLLSDGRAEIITGRGAFVESFPLFGYDTGDSAALFSENIELLLKLNENEKITWDGQFRSSLRNADIAPRPLQQKLPVWVGVGGTPNSAARAGRLGAGMAMAILGGDPARFKPLVEVYREAGLKAGHALENLKVGVTGHGYIAETTQQAKEEFYPYYSNYKSIVSQQLGHGEGRMSRFEFEKVAASDTALFVGSPQQIVEKILHQHELFGHRRFMAQLDIGGLPFEKVAKSIELLATEVAPVVRKATRKENVLVGV from the coding sequence ATGAGAAACGAAGAAGGATTTGCGAATACAGGGTTTGAAATCGGCCTTTATACACTAGGTGATTTGGTGCCAGATCCGTTTAGCGGTAAAACAATTAGTGCTAGGCAAAGAATGAAGGAAATTACGGAAGCGGCTAAACTCGCTGACGAGGCTGGACTGGATATTTTCGGAGTAGGGGAACATCATCGATTGGATTATGCCATCACATCACCATCTGTCGTCTTGGCCGCAATTGCCCAGATGACGAAGCAAATTAAATTGACAAGCGCAACGTCAGTGTTAAGCACGGTAGATCCAGTTCGTTTATTTGAAGACTTTGCAACATTGGATTTGCTATCCGACGGACGTGCGGAAATTATTACGGGGCGTGGTGCGTTTGTTGAATCATTCCCGCTCTTTGGTTATGACACTGGTGACTCTGCTGCCTTATTCTCGGAAAACATCGAATTACTGCTGAAGCTTAATGAAAACGAGAAGATCACATGGGATGGTCAATTCCGCTCGTCATTAAGGAATGCGGATATTGCACCTCGTCCACTACAGCAGAAGTTACCAGTTTGGGTTGGTGTTGGAGGGACTCCGAATAGTGCAGCCCGTGCAGGCAGACTCGGTGCCGGAATGGCAATGGCGATTCTAGGCGGCGATCCTGCTCGATTTAAACCATTGGTTGAAGTATACCGTGAAGCAGGTCTAAAAGCTGGACATGCTTTGGAAAATCTTAAAGTTGGGGTAACGGGTCATGGATATATTGCCGAGACAACTCAACAAGCAAAAGAAGAGTTCTATCCTTATTATTCGAACTATAAGTCAATCGTAAGTCAGCAGCTCGGTCATGGAGAGGGAAGGATGTCACGATTCGAATTTGAAAAAGTGGCGGCTTCTGACACTGCTTTGTTCGTAGGCAGTCCTCAACAAATTGTTGAGAAGATCCTTCATCAACATGAACTATTTGGACACCGACGCTTTATGGCGCAGCTTGATATAGGTGGTTTGCCGTTTGAAAAAGTGGCGAAGAGCATTGAATTATTAGCGACAGAAGTGGCGCCGGTCGTCAGGAAGGCAACAAGGAAAGAAAACGTATTAGTAGGCGTTTAA